One part of the Sardina pilchardus chromosome 5, fSarPil1.1, whole genome shotgun sequence genome encodes these proteins:
- the LOC134080572 gene encoding serine/threonine-protein kinase DCLK1-like, protein MLQYEVNGTSASPVSTTPHSMKSPSPSPISQANMRKRKGSTGSSISLDSAKVSLDEADEQIHDEQTTDGQISDVEVEPEFDATIAPDIIPEVGPESDEFPVVPASISDRYKVGRMIGDGNFAVVRECVEHSTGRAYALKIINKGRCRGKEHMVQNEVAILRRVKHPNVVLLIEEMDTYGELYLVMELVKGGDLFDAITSANRYTERDAGRMLFHLANAIKYLHSLNIVHRDIKPENLLVYERQDGTKSLKLGDFGLATVVDGPLYTVCGTPTYVAPEIIAETGYGLKVDIWAAGVITYILLCGFPPFRGSNDDQETLFDNILLGQLEFPLPYWDNVSDSARELIISMLQVEVDQRYTALQVLEHPWVNDDGLSENEHQLSVAGKIKKHFNTSPKPNSTLDQEFAIQRSGSLDYYQHPGMYWIRPPLLIRRGRFSDEDATRM, encoded by the exons ggCTCCACTGGCTCCTCCATTTCTCTTGACTCTGCGAAGGTCTCTCTAGACGAGGCAGACGAACAGATCCACGATGAGCAGACGACTGACGGACAGATCAGTGATG TTGAGGTTGAACCTGAATTCGATGCTACAATTGCCCCGGATATCATCCCCGAAGTTGGCCCTGAGTCGGACGAATTTCCCGTGGTGCCAGCCTCCATCTCCGACAGGTATAAGGTCGGGCGCATGATCGGAGACGGGAACTTCGCTGTGGTGCGGGAGTGCGTGGAGCATTCCACTGGCCGGGCGTATGCTTTGAAGATCATCAACAAGGGCAGATGTCGGGGAAAG GAGCACATGGTCCAGAATGAGGTGGCTATCTTGAGACGAGTGAAGCATCCAAACGTCGTGCTGCTAATCGAGGAGATGGACACATACGGCGAACTCTACCTGGTCATGGAGCTGGTCAAG ggcgGAGACCTCTTCGACGCCATCACCTCAGCAAACAGATACACGGAGCGCGATGCCGGCCGCATGCTGTTCCACCTGGCCAACGCCATCAAATACCTCCACAGCCTGAACATCGTGCACCGGGACATCAAGCCTGAGAACCTGCTG GTTTACGAGCGACAGGACGGGACGAAGTCTCTGAAGCTGGGCGACTTCGGCCTGGCCACGGTGGTGGACGGACCCCTCTACACTGTGTGTGGCACGCCGACTTATGTAGCACCGGAAATCATAGCAGAGACCGG ATATGGCCTTAAGGTGGACATCTGGGCAGCAGGAGTCATCACCTACATTTTGTTGTGTGGGTTCCCTCCTTTCCGTGG AAGCAATGATGACCAGGAGACACTGTTTGACAACATCCTCTTGGGGCAGCTGGAATTCCCCCTCCCATACTGGGACAACGTCTCGGACTCAGCAAGG gAGCTGATCATCTCCATGCTGCAGGTAGAGGTGGATCAGAGATACACAGCACTGCAAGTGCTGGAGCATCCGTGGGTCAAT GATGACGGTCTGTCTGAGAATGAGCACCAGCTGTCTGTAGCAGGGAAGATCAAGAAGCACTTTAACACCAGCCCCAAACCCAACAGCACG CTTGACCAGGAGTTCGCCATCCAGAGGTCAGGCTCCCTCGACTACTACCAGCACCCGGGCATGTACTGGATAAG ACCCCCGCTCTTGATAAGGAGGGGCCGGTTCTCGGACGAAGATGCCACCAGGATGTAA